The following nucleotide sequence is from Erythrobacter aurantius.
CGATGCCGGATCGGTGTAGCCACGCGGCGGTTCCTTGATTGTGCGCCAGACAATCAGCGACAGCAGCACACCCGGAACCCCCACCACGACAAACGCCACCCGCCAGCCTTCGACCTGGCTCCAGTCGAGATTGCCGAACAAAAAACCGATGCCGATTGCGTTGACGAAATTGCCGAATTCGGCTCCGTCCAGACCCGCCAACTGCCCTCCGAAGATCGAAGCGAACATACCGCCCAGCGGAACGCCGAGGGCATAGATCGAAACCGCCGTGGCCCGCCGCGACGGCTTGAAGTAATCGGCGATCAGCGATTGCGCAGGCGGAGTGCAGCCGGCCTCGCCAATGCTGACGCCCACGCGAAACAGGAACAGCATCAGGAACGACATGGCGAAGCCGCACAGCGCGGTGAACAGGCTCCATATGGCAACAGCCCAGGCGATTATCGCCACCCGGTTGTAACGCTCCGCGCCGCGCGCGATCGGAATGCCGAGGAAGGTGTAAAGCACCGCGAACGCAGGCCCGCCGAGCAGCCCCATCTGCCAATCCTCCAGCCCGAAGCTCAGTTTGATTGGCTCTGTCAGGATGTTGACGATGGTGCGATCGATGAAGTTGAAGATGTAGACGACCAGCAACGCCCCGAGGACATAGGATCGATAGGCAGGCGTTCCAAAACCTTCGGATGCAGGATGCGCCTGCGCGGGCGCTTCCACCGTCGAATCAGCCATAACTCTCCCATGCGCGATTCTCATGCCGGGGTGGGCCGGAACAATTCCCGGTCGCCGCATGGCTGCGCTGCGCACACTCTCTAGCCTTTCGCGTTCCGCGTAAAGCCTTCCGAATGCAGATGGCGCAAAACTCGGCGGGACTCGGTTTTCCGGGATATTGAACTGGAAGCTTGATAATCCGGCCTTCCGGGACGAGGCTGATCAAATGATCACTCTCATTCTGGCCGTTGCGCTGATCGCAGCGACGATCTTCATCCATTATGAAACCCTGCGGCTCGCATCGCTGGGCGCAACCGATCTCAACGTAAGGCCCCGGATGCGCATGGTGATGATGCTGAGCGCAGCCATGCTATCGCACATCATCCACATTGCGCTCTACGCTGCGGGTTACTTGCTGCTCGAACACAATTTCGAACTCGGAACCATCGCCGGGCAGACGGCGGGCATTTACGACGACGCGTTCTATTTTTCGATCACAAGCTACACCACGCTGGGTATCGGGGACATCTATCCCAGCGGTCAGATAAGATTGTTGAGCGGAATCGAGGCGCTGAACGGTCTGGTGATGATCACCTGGACCGCATCCATGACCTATCTCCACATGGAAAGATACTGGAACCGCGACACCGGTAACTGACGTAGTTGGTTTTACGTAACCGCCGCCCGCTGGCGGAATTCCGGGCGGCGCCATTCGTCGCTTGCAAGCACTTCAGACAGGTGGCGCGCGGCATCGGCAATGTCGGCAAACCGCAGATAGGCGGGCGCAAATCCCAGACGCAGGATGTCAGGCGCACGGAAATCGCCGATCACGCCGCGCACGATCAGAGCCTGACAGATGGCATAGGCATCCGGGTGGTGGAAACTCAATTGGCTGCCGCGCCGGTCGCTTTGGGCGGGGGAAACCAGTTCGTGCAGCACGCCCAGTTCTCCAAGGCATTCGAGGAAGAATTCCGACAACGCGCGTGACTTGGCGTACAGTCGATCAACCCCGATCTCCGCGATCAGATCGACACCCACTTCCAGCGCGGTCAGGCCAAGGATCGGCGACGTGCCGCATTGCAGCCGCTCAATCCCCGGCGCGGGCTCATACTCGTCCGAAAAGGCGAACGGGCGCGCATGGCCGAACCAGCCGGTCAGCGGCTGTTTCAGCTCCGCGTGATGGCGCTGCGCGACAAAGGCGAAGGCGGGCGCTCCGGGGCCGCCGCACAGATATTTGTAACCGCAGCCGGTGGCGAAATCGGCACCGACACCATTCAGGTCAACAGGCAGGGCTCCGGTCGAATGCGAAAGGTCCCATAGCACCAGCGCGCCTGCATCATGGGCGGCTTTGGTCAGCGCGGCCATGTCGAAGATCTCGCCGGTCTTGTAATGCGCGTGGGTGAGCATCAGCAGCGCGACGTCTTCGTCCAGCGCGTCCAGCATCCGGTCGCGAGAGGCAAGCCGCTGCGTTGCCAGACCTTGCCGCTCCAGCCCTTCGATCATGTAGATGTCGGTCGGGAAATTGCCCGGCTCGGACAGGATGACCTTCCTGCCGGGGCGCATTTGCAGCGCGGCGGCGATCAGCTTGAACAGGTTCACGCTCACCGTGTCGCAGGCGATAACCTCTTGCGGGGCCGCACCGATGAGCGGCGCGATCTTGGCGCCGACGCGGCTGCCCATGTTGAACCATTCCGCATCGTTCCAGCTGCGGATCAACCCATCGCCCCATTCCTGCTCCACCACACGGCGCATCGCATCAGGCGTGGCCTTGGGCAGGCAGCCGAGCGAGTTGCCGTCGAGGTAGATCACACCTTCGGGCACATGGAACCGATCACGATAGGGGCCAAGCGGATCGGCGGCATCGAGTTCGCGGGCGCGGTTCATCATGGCAGTTCCCTCAGGATCGCGCGCACAGGTGACGCGTCTCCGCCAACGATCGGCAGCGGCAGGGCGATCAATTCGTACCAGCCGGGCGAAACGTGATCGAGCACCAACCCTTCGAGCACGCGGATATCGTGCTTGAGCACCGCCAGATGCGCATCCATCGTCTTGGAGCTTTGCGGGTCGATCGAAGGGCCGTCCAGCCCGACCAGCTTCACCCCCTGCGCCGCCAGCCACTCGATCGTCTCGGGCGCAATCGCGGTGGTATCCTCGGGCCAGTGATCATGCGGGA
It contains:
- the kynU gene encoding kynureninase, with the translated sequence MMNRARELDAADPLGPYRDRFHVPEGVIYLDGNSLGCLPKATPDAMRRVVEQEWGDGLIRSWNDAEWFNMGSRVGAKIAPLIGAAPQEVIACDTVSVNLFKLIAAALQMRPGRKVILSEPGNFPTDIYMIEGLERQGLATQRLASRDRMLDALDEDVALLMLTHAHYKTGEIFDMAALTKAAHDAGALVLWDLSHSTGALPVDLNGVGADFATGCGYKYLCGGPGAPAFAFVAQRHHAELKQPLTGWFGHARPFAFSDEYEPAPGIERLQCGTSPILGLTALEVGVDLIAEIGVDRLYAKSRALSEFFLECLGELGVLHELVSPAQSDRRGSQLSFHHPDAYAICQALIVRGVIGDFRAPDILRLGFAPAYLRFADIADAARHLSEVLASDEWRRPEFRQRAAVT
- a CDS encoding potassium channel family protein codes for the protein MITLILAVALIAATIFIHYETLRLASLGATDLNVRPRMRMVMMLSAAMLSHIIHIALYAAGYLLLEHNFELGTIAGQTAGIYDDAFYFSITSYTTLGIGDIYPSGQIRLLSGIEALNGLVMITWTASMTYLHMERYWNRDTGN